One window from the genome of Actinomycetota bacterium encodes:
- the gatA gene encoding Asp-tRNA(Asn)/Glu-tRNA(Gln) amidotransferase subunit GatA — protein sequence MPELWQLDAVALAKAVRDGEASAREVVDAHLTRIEALEPDVHAFITLTPELAREQADAVDRARANKEPLGPLAGVPTAVKDIFCTDGVRTTAGSRILEEYVPPYDATAVIKIREAGMPLLGKTNQDEFAMGSSTENSAFGVSKNPWDLARVPGGSSGGSSAAVAAGMAPITYGTDTGGSIRQPASLCGVVGVRPTYGLVSRYGIIAFASSLDQVGPFARTVRDAAAGLQAVAGHDPRDSTSIANSVPDYLAALDRGVEGLRVGVVREGMGEGAQSSVKARVVEAAERFGKLGCSVDEVSLPSFDLALSAYYLIAPAECSSNLARYDGVRYGYRAPDPRDVMDMNMRSRAHGFGDEVKRRIMLGTYALSAGYYDAYYGKAQKVRTLVIRDFEAAYERFDFLICPTSPTTAFKIGEKADDPLAMYLSDLFTIPTNLAGSTAISVPCGLADDGLPVGLQLLGPPLSEELLFRAGHAFERDLGPLPAPPLWESR from the coding sequence GTGCCCGAGCTGTGGCAGCTCGATGCGGTGGCCCTCGCGAAGGCCGTGCGCGACGGTGAGGCGAGCGCGCGCGAGGTCGTCGACGCCCACCTCACCCGGATCGAGGCGCTGGAGCCGGACGTCCACGCGTTCATCACGCTGACCCCCGAGCTGGCGCGAGAGCAGGCCGATGCGGTCGACCGCGCCCGCGCGAACAAGGAGCCCCTCGGCCCGCTGGCCGGCGTCCCGACGGCGGTCAAGGACATCTTCTGCACCGACGGCGTCCGCACGACGGCCGGCTCGCGCATCCTCGAGGAGTACGTTCCGCCCTACGATGCCACCGCCGTCATCAAGATCCGCGAGGCCGGTATGCCGCTCCTCGGTAAGACGAACCAGGACGAGTTCGCGATGGGCTCCTCGACGGAGAACTCGGCGTTCGGCGTGAGCAAGAATCCGTGGGACCTGGCGCGGGTGCCCGGCGGATCGAGCGGAGGCAGCTCGGCGGCCGTCGCCGCCGGGATGGCGCCGATCACCTACGGCACCGACACCGGCGGCTCGATCCGGCAGCCCGCGTCGTTGTGCGGGGTCGTCGGCGTGCGGCCGACGTACGGGCTGGTGTCGCGGTACGGGATCATCGCGTTCGCGTCCTCGCTCGACCAGGTCGGACCGTTCGCGCGGACCGTCCGCGACGCGGCTGCAGGTCTTCAGGCAGTCGCCGGGCACGATCCGCGCGACTCGACGAGCATCGCGAACTCGGTGCCCGACTACTTGGCGGCGCTCGATCGTGGCGTCGAAGGCTTACGGGTCGGCGTCGTCCGGGAAGGGATGGGGGAGGGGGCGCAGTCCTCGGTCAAGGCCCGCGTCGTGGAGGCGGCCGAGCGCTTCGGCAAGCTTGGGTGCTCGGTCGACGAGGTGTCGCTCCCGTCGTTCGACCTCGCGCTGTCTGCCTACTACCTGATCGCGCCGGCCGAATGCTCCTCGAATCTCGCGCGCTACGACGGCGTGCGCTACGGCTACCGCGCGCCGGATCCCCGGGACGTCATGGACATGAACATGCGCAGCCGCGCGCACGGCTTCGGCGACGAGGTGAAGCGCCGGATCATGCTCGGCACCTACGCGCTGTCGGCCGGCTACTACGACGCCTACTACGGCAAGGCGCAGAAAGTCCGGACGCTCGTGATCCGCGACTTCGAAGCCGCGTACGAGCGGTTCGACTTCCTGATCTGCCCGACGAGCCCGACGACGGCCTTCAAGATCGGCGAGAAGGCCGACGACCCGCTCGCGATGTACCTCTCCGACCTGTTCACGATCCCGACGAACCTCGCGGGGTCGACCGCGATCAGCGTGCCGTGCGGCCTGGCCGACGACGGCCTGCCGGTCGGGCTGCAGCTGCTCGGCCCGCCGCTGTCCGAGGAGCTCTTGTTCCGGGCGGGCCACGCCTTCGAGCGCGACCTCGGCCCGCTCCCGGCGCCGCCTCTGTGGGAATCCCGATGA